GCTATACTGGGTTTTCTTTCGTGGAGGGTTACCAGATATACAACTAGACCTTCTGTATTCATTTGTTCCCATCCCTACAACAGTAAACATGAATTTCTTAGGGCTTATTGATATGGGTGGCAGAAGTGTCATTCTTGCATTACTTGCAGGCGCAACGCAGTATGTGCATAGTTACTACGCACTTGCAAAACCTAAACCGCGAGGTGAAAATCCGAGTATTAAAGAAGATCTTGCACACAGCTTCCATTTACAGATGAAGTACGTGATGCCTATCATTGTGGTGGTCATTTCTTACACTATTTCTGCAGCCATTGCCTTGTATTGGCTAACGAGCAATCTTTTTGCAATCGGACAAGAGCTTATTGTACGACGTAGATTGAAGCACAATAAAGAAGCGAGTGTAACAGAGAACCATGAATCAGGAAGCAATTAAGGATTTTATAGAAGAACTTTTACGTAAGGCTCATATTGAGTTTGATTCTGTTGCTATCGAAGAGAGCGAAGAACAAACAGTATTTCAAATTCAGACACAAGATAGCGCGAA
This genomic stretch from Candidatus Kaiserbacteria bacterium harbors:
- a CDS encoding membrane protein insertase YidC codes for the protein MIVNTFNTFIFTPLYNGLILLIDFVPYADVGFAVIILTVLVKIILFPLAHKVAHMQVQMKELAPKLEELKEKYKEDKQEQTLKIMALYKEHNVRPFLSILVVFIQLPIILGLYWVFFRGGLPDIQLDLLYSFVPIPTTVNMNFLGLIDMGGRSVILALLAGATQYVHSYYALAKPKPRGENPSIKEDLAHSFHLQMKYVMPIIVVVISYTISAAIALYWLTSNLFAIGQELIVRRRLKHNKEASVTENHESGSN